The Pan troglodytes isolate AG18354 chromosome 1, NHGRI_mPanTro3-v2.0_pri, whole genome shotgun sequence genome includes a region encoding these proteins:
- the KCNC4 gene encoding potassium voltage-gated channel subfamily C member 4 isoform X5 has product MISSVCVSSYRGRKSGNKPPSKTCLKEEMAKGEASEKIIINVGGTRHETYRSTLRTLPGTRLAWLADPDGGGRPETDGGGVGSSGSSGGGGCEFFFDRHPGVFAYVLNYYRTGKLHCPADVCGPLFEEELTFWGIDETDVEPCCWMTYRQHRDAEEALDIFESPDGGGSGAGPSDEAGDDERELALQRLGPHEGGAGHGAGSGGCRGWQPRMWALFEDPYSSRAARVVAFASLFFILVSITTFCLETHEAFNIDRNVTEILRVGNITSVHFRREVETEPILTYIEGVCVLWFTLEFLVRIVCCPDTLDFVKNLLNIIDFVAILPFYLEVGLSGLSSKAARDVLGFLRVVRFVRILRIFKLTRHFVGLRVLGHTLRASTNEFLLLIIFLALGVLIFATMIYYAERIGARPSDPRGNDHTDFKNIPIGFWWAVVTMTTLGYGDMYPKTWSGMLVGALCALAGVLTIAMPVPVIVNNFGMYYSLAMAKQKLPKKRKKHVPRPAQLESPMYCKSEETSPRDSTYSDTSPPAREEGMIERKRADSKQNGDANAVLSDEEGAGLTQPLASSPTPEERRALRRSTTRDRNKKAAACFLLSAGDYACADGSVRKGKI; this is encoded by the exons ATGATCAGCTCGGTGTGTGTCTCCTCCTACCGCGGGCGCAAGTCGGGGAACAAGCCTCCGTCCAAAACATGTCTGAAGGAGGAGATGGCCAAGGGCGAGGCGTCGGAGAAGATCATCATCAACGTGGGCGGCACGCGACATGAGACCTACCGCAGCACCCTGCGCACCCTACCGGGAACCCGCCTCGCCTGGCTGGCCGACCCCGACGGCGGGGGCCGGCCCGAGACCGATGGCGGCGGTGTgggcagcagcggcagcagcggcGGCGGGGGCTGCGAGTTCTTCTTCGACAGGCACCCGGGCGTCTTCGCCTACGTGCTCAACTACTACCGCACCGGCAAGCTGCACTGCCCCGCCGACGTGTGCGGGCCGCTCTTCGAAGAGGAGCTCACCTTCTGGGGCATCGACGAGACCGACGTGGAACCCTGCTGCTGGATGACCTACCGGCAGCACCGCGACGCCGAGGAGGCGCTCGACATCTTCGAGAGCCCGGACGGAGGTGGCAGCGGCGCGGGGCCCAGCGACGAGGCCGGCGACGATGAGCGGGAGCTGGCCCTGCAGCGACTGGGCCCCCACGAGGGAGGCGCGGGCCATGGCGCCGGGTCTGGGGGCTGCCGCGGCTGGCAGCCCCGCATGTGGGCGCTCTTCGAGGATCCCTACTCCTCCCGGGCCGCTAGG GTAGTGGCCTTTGCCTCTCTCTTCTTCATCCTGGTCTCCATCACCACTTTCTGCCTGGAGACCCATGAGGCCTTTAATATCGACCGCAACGTGACAGAGATCCTCCGCGTAGGGAACATCACCAGCGTGCACTTCCGGCGGGAGGTAGAGACAGAGCCCATCCTGACCTACATCGAGGGCGTATGTGTGCTGTGGTTCACACTGGAGTTCCTGGTGCGCATCGTGTGCTGCCCCGACACGCTGGACTTCGTCAAGAACCTGCTCAACATCATCGACTTTGTGGCCATCCTGCCCTTCTACCTGGAGGTGGGGCTGAGCGGCCTGTCATCCAAGGCGGCCCGTGACGTGCTGGGCTTCCTGCGCGTGGTGCGCTTCGTGCGCATCCTGCGTATCTTCAAGCTCACACGCCACTTCGTGGGGCTACGCGTGCTGGGCCACACCCTGAGGGCCAGCACCAATGAGTTCCTGCTGCTTATCATCTTCCTGGCCCTGGGTGTGCTCATCTTTGCCACCATGATCTACTACGCTGAGCGCATTGGGGCCAGGCCCTCCGACCCTCGGGGTAATGACCACACCGACTTCAAGAACATCCCAATTGGCTTCTGGTGGGCTGTGGTCACCATGACGACACTGGGCTACGGAGACATGTACCCCAAGACGTGGTCAGGCATGCTGGTAGGGGCACTGTGTGCGCTGGCTGGCGTGCTCACCATCGCCATGCCGGTGCCTGTCATCGTCAACAACTTCGGCATGTACTACTCCCTGGCCATGGCCAAGCAGAAGCTGCCCAAGAAACGGAAGAAGCACGTGCCACGGCCGGCCCAGCTGGAGTCACCCATGTACTGCAAGTCTGAGGAGACCTCCCCCCGGGACAGCACCTACAGTGATACCAGCCCCCCTGCCCGGGAAGAGGGTATGATCGAGAGGAAACGGGCAG ACTCTAAGCAGAATGGCGATGCCAACGCAGTGCTGTCTGATGAGGAGGGAGCTGGCCTCACCCAACCCCTggcctcctcccccacccccgagGAGCGCCGGGCCCTGCGACGCTCCACCACTCGAGACAGAAACAAGAAGGCAGCTGCCTGCTTCCTGCTCAGCGCTGGGGACTATGCCTGCGCCGATGGTAGTGTCCGGAAAG
- the KCNC4 gene encoding potassium voltage-gated channel subfamily C member 4 isoform X4, with protein MISSVCVSSYRGRKSGNKPPSKTCLKEEMAKGEASEKIIINVGGTRHETYRSTLRTLPGTRLAWLADPDGGGRPETDGGGVGSSGSSGGGGCEFFFDRHPGVFAYVLNYYRTGKLHCPADVCGPLFEEELTFWGIDETDVEPCCWMTYRQHRDAEEALDIFESPDGGGSGAGPSDEAGDDERELALQRLGPHEGGAGHGAGSGGCRGWQPRMWALFEDPYSSRAARVVAFASLFFILVSITTFCLETHEAFNIDRNVTEILRVGNITSVHFRREVETEPILTYIEGVCVLWFTLEFLVRIVCCPDTLDFVKNLLNIIDFVAILPFYLEVGLSGLSSKAARDVLGFLRVVRFVRILRIFKLTRHFVGLRVLGHTLRASTNEFLLLIIFLALGVLIFATMIYYAERIGARPSDPRGNDHTDFKNIPIGFWWAVVTMTTLGYGDMYPKTWSGMLVGALCALAGVLTIAMPVPVIVNNFGMYYSLAMAKQKLPKKRKKHVPRPAQLESPMYCKSEETSPRDSTYSDTSPPAREEGMIERKRADSKQNGDANAVLSDEEGAGLTQPLASSPTPEERRALRRSTTRDRNKKAAACFLLSAGDYACADGSVRKEGNVEPKACVPVSHTCAL; from the exons ATGATCAGCTCGGTGTGTGTCTCCTCCTACCGCGGGCGCAAGTCGGGGAACAAGCCTCCGTCCAAAACATGTCTGAAGGAGGAGATGGCCAAGGGCGAGGCGTCGGAGAAGATCATCATCAACGTGGGCGGCACGCGACATGAGACCTACCGCAGCACCCTGCGCACCCTACCGGGAACCCGCCTCGCCTGGCTGGCCGACCCCGACGGCGGGGGCCGGCCCGAGACCGATGGCGGCGGTGTgggcagcagcggcagcagcggcGGCGGGGGCTGCGAGTTCTTCTTCGACAGGCACCCGGGCGTCTTCGCCTACGTGCTCAACTACTACCGCACCGGCAAGCTGCACTGCCCCGCCGACGTGTGCGGGCCGCTCTTCGAAGAGGAGCTCACCTTCTGGGGCATCGACGAGACCGACGTGGAACCCTGCTGCTGGATGACCTACCGGCAGCACCGCGACGCCGAGGAGGCGCTCGACATCTTCGAGAGCCCGGACGGAGGTGGCAGCGGCGCGGGGCCCAGCGACGAGGCCGGCGACGATGAGCGGGAGCTGGCCCTGCAGCGACTGGGCCCCCACGAGGGAGGCGCGGGCCATGGCGCCGGGTCTGGGGGCTGCCGCGGCTGGCAGCCCCGCATGTGGGCGCTCTTCGAGGATCCCTACTCCTCCCGGGCCGCTAGG GTAGTGGCCTTTGCCTCTCTCTTCTTCATCCTGGTCTCCATCACCACTTTCTGCCTGGAGACCCATGAGGCCTTTAATATCGACCGCAACGTGACAGAGATCCTCCGCGTAGGGAACATCACCAGCGTGCACTTCCGGCGGGAGGTAGAGACAGAGCCCATCCTGACCTACATCGAGGGCGTATGTGTGCTGTGGTTCACACTGGAGTTCCTGGTGCGCATCGTGTGCTGCCCCGACACGCTGGACTTCGTCAAGAACCTGCTCAACATCATCGACTTTGTGGCCATCCTGCCCTTCTACCTGGAGGTGGGGCTGAGCGGCCTGTCATCCAAGGCGGCCCGTGACGTGCTGGGCTTCCTGCGCGTGGTGCGCTTCGTGCGCATCCTGCGTATCTTCAAGCTCACACGCCACTTCGTGGGGCTACGCGTGCTGGGCCACACCCTGAGGGCCAGCACCAATGAGTTCCTGCTGCTTATCATCTTCCTGGCCCTGGGTGTGCTCATCTTTGCCACCATGATCTACTACGCTGAGCGCATTGGGGCCAGGCCCTCCGACCCTCGGGGTAATGACCACACCGACTTCAAGAACATCCCAATTGGCTTCTGGTGGGCTGTGGTCACCATGACGACACTGGGCTACGGAGACATGTACCCCAAGACGTGGTCAGGCATGCTGGTAGGGGCACTGTGTGCGCTGGCTGGCGTGCTCACCATCGCCATGCCGGTGCCTGTCATCGTCAACAACTTCGGCATGTACTACTCCCTGGCCATGGCCAAGCAGAAGCTGCCCAAGAAACGGAAGAAGCACGTGCCACGGCCGGCCCAGCTGGAGTCACCCATGTACTGCAAGTCTGAGGAGACCTCCCCCCGGGACAGCACCTACAGTGATACCAGCCCCCCTGCCCGGGAAGAGGGTATGATCGAGAGGAAACGGGCAG ACTCTAAGCAGAATGGCGATGCCAACGCAGTGCTGTCTGATGAGGAGGGAGCTGGCCTCACCCAACCCCTggcctcctcccccacccccgagGAGCGCCGGGCCCTGCGACGCTCCACCACTCGAGACAGAAACAAGAAGGCAGCTGCCTGCTTCCTGCTCAGCGCTGGGGACTATGCCTGCGCCGATGGTAGTGTCCGGAAAG
- the KCNC4 gene encoding potassium voltage-gated channel subfamily C member 4 isoform X1, whose amino-acid sequence MISSVCVSSYRGRKSGNKPPSKTCLKEEMAKGEASEKIIINVGGTRHETYRSTLRTLPGTRLAWLADPDGGGRPETDGGGVGSSGSSGGGGCEFFFDRHPGVFAYVLNYYRTGKLHCPADVCGPLFEEELTFWGIDETDVEPCCWMTYRQHRDAEEALDIFESPDGGGSGAGPSDEAGDDERELALQRLGPHEGGAGHGAGSGGCRGWQPRMWALFEDPYSSRAARVVAFASLFFILVSITTFCLETHEAFNIDRNVTEILRVGNITSVHFRREVETEPILTYIEGVCVLWFTLEFLVRIVCCPDTLDFVKNLLNIIDFVAILPFYLEVGLSGLSSKAARDVLGFLRVVRFVRILRIFKLTRHFVGLRVLGHTLRASTNEFLLLIIFLALGVLIFATMIYYAERIGARPSDPRGNDHTDFKNIPIGFWWAVVTMTTLGYGDMYPKTWSGMLVGALCALAGVLTIAMPVPVIVNNFGMYYSLAMAKQKLPKKRKKHVPRPAQLESPMYCKSEETSPRDSTYSDTSPPAREEGMIERKRADSKQNGDANAVLSDEEGAGLTQPLASSPTPEERRALRRSTTRDRNKKAAACFLLSAGDYACADGSVRKGTFVLRDLPLQHSPEAACPPTAGTLFLPH is encoded by the exons ATGATCAGCTCGGTGTGTGTCTCCTCCTACCGCGGGCGCAAGTCGGGGAACAAGCCTCCGTCCAAAACATGTCTGAAGGAGGAGATGGCCAAGGGCGAGGCGTCGGAGAAGATCATCATCAACGTGGGCGGCACGCGACATGAGACCTACCGCAGCACCCTGCGCACCCTACCGGGAACCCGCCTCGCCTGGCTGGCCGACCCCGACGGCGGGGGCCGGCCCGAGACCGATGGCGGCGGTGTgggcagcagcggcagcagcggcGGCGGGGGCTGCGAGTTCTTCTTCGACAGGCACCCGGGCGTCTTCGCCTACGTGCTCAACTACTACCGCACCGGCAAGCTGCACTGCCCCGCCGACGTGTGCGGGCCGCTCTTCGAAGAGGAGCTCACCTTCTGGGGCATCGACGAGACCGACGTGGAACCCTGCTGCTGGATGACCTACCGGCAGCACCGCGACGCCGAGGAGGCGCTCGACATCTTCGAGAGCCCGGACGGAGGTGGCAGCGGCGCGGGGCCCAGCGACGAGGCCGGCGACGATGAGCGGGAGCTGGCCCTGCAGCGACTGGGCCCCCACGAGGGAGGCGCGGGCCATGGCGCCGGGTCTGGGGGCTGCCGCGGCTGGCAGCCCCGCATGTGGGCGCTCTTCGAGGATCCCTACTCCTCCCGGGCCGCTAGG GTAGTGGCCTTTGCCTCTCTCTTCTTCATCCTGGTCTCCATCACCACTTTCTGCCTGGAGACCCATGAGGCCTTTAATATCGACCGCAACGTGACAGAGATCCTCCGCGTAGGGAACATCACCAGCGTGCACTTCCGGCGGGAGGTAGAGACAGAGCCCATCCTGACCTACATCGAGGGCGTATGTGTGCTGTGGTTCACACTGGAGTTCCTGGTGCGCATCGTGTGCTGCCCCGACACGCTGGACTTCGTCAAGAACCTGCTCAACATCATCGACTTTGTGGCCATCCTGCCCTTCTACCTGGAGGTGGGGCTGAGCGGCCTGTCATCCAAGGCGGCCCGTGACGTGCTGGGCTTCCTGCGCGTGGTGCGCTTCGTGCGCATCCTGCGTATCTTCAAGCTCACACGCCACTTCGTGGGGCTACGCGTGCTGGGCCACACCCTGAGGGCCAGCACCAATGAGTTCCTGCTGCTTATCATCTTCCTGGCCCTGGGTGTGCTCATCTTTGCCACCATGATCTACTACGCTGAGCGCATTGGGGCCAGGCCCTCCGACCCTCGGGGTAATGACCACACCGACTTCAAGAACATCCCAATTGGCTTCTGGTGGGCTGTGGTCACCATGACGACACTGGGCTACGGAGACATGTACCCCAAGACGTGGTCAGGCATGCTGGTAGGGGCACTGTGTGCGCTGGCTGGCGTGCTCACCATCGCCATGCCGGTGCCTGTCATCGTCAACAACTTCGGCATGTACTACTCCCTGGCCATGGCCAAGCAGAAGCTGCCCAAGAAACGGAAGAAGCACGTGCCACGGCCGGCCCAGCTGGAGTCACCCATGTACTGCAAGTCTGAGGAGACCTCCCCCCGGGACAGCACCTACAGTGATACCAGCCCCCCTGCCCGGGAAGAGGGTATGATCGAGAGGAAACGGGCAG ACTCTAAGCAGAATGGCGATGCCAACGCAGTGCTGTCTGATGAGGAGGGAGCTGGCCTCACCCAACCCCTggcctcctcccccacccccgagGAGCGCCGGGCCCTGCGACGCTCCACCACTCGAGACAGAAACAAGAAGGCAGCTGCCTGCTTCCTGCTCAGCGCTGGGGACTATGCCTGCGCCGATGGTAGTGTCCGGAAAG
- the KCNC4 gene encoding potassium voltage-gated channel subfamily C member 4 isoform X3, whose product MISSVCVSSYRGRKSGNKPPSKTCLKEEMAKGEASEKIIINVGGTRHETYRSTLRTLPGTRLAWLADPDGGGRPETDGGGVGSSGSSGGGGCEFFFDRHPGVFAYVLNYYRTGKLHCPADVCGPLFEEELTFWGIDETDVEPCCWMTYRQHRDAEEALDIFESPDGGGSGAGPSDEAGDDERELALQRLGPHEGGAGHGAGSGGCRGWQPRMWALFEDPYSSRAARVVAFASLFFILVSITTFCLETHEAFNIDRNVTEILRVGNITSVHFRREVETEPILTYIEGVCVLWFTLEFLVRIVCCPDTLDFVKNLLNIIDFVAILPFYLEVGLSGLSSKAARDVLGFLRVVRFVRILRIFKLTRHFVGLRVLGHTLRASTNEFLLLIIFLALGVLIFATMIYYAERIGARPSDPRGNDHTDFKNIPIGFWWAVVTMTTLGYGDMYPKTWSGMLVGALCALAGVLTIAMPVPVIVNNFGMYYSLAMAKQKLPKKRKKHVPRPAQLESPMYCKSEETSPRDSTYSDTSPPAREEGMIERKRADSKQNGDANAVLSDEEGAGLTQPLASSPTPEERRALRRSTTRDRNKKAAACFLLSAGDYACADGSVRKETCQDALSSNYAQAEVLTLS is encoded by the exons ATGATCAGCTCGGTGTGTGTCTCCTCCTACCGCGGGCGCAAGTCGGGGAACAAGCCTCCGTCCAAAACATGTCTGAAGGAGGAGATGGCCAAGGGCGAGGCGTCGGAGAAGATCATCATCAACGTGGGCGGCACGCGACATGAGACCTACCGCAGCACCCTGCGCACCCTACCGGGAACCCGCCTCGCCTGGCTGGCCGACCCCGACGGCGGGGGCCGGCCCGAGACCGATGGCGGCGGTGTgggcagcagcggcagcagcggcGGCGGGGGCTGCGAGTTCTTCTTCGACAGGCACCCGGGCGTCTTCGCCTACGTGCTCAACTACTACCGCACCGGCAAGCTGCACTGCCCCGCCGACGTGTGCGGGCCGCTCTTCGAAGAGGAGCTCACCTTCTGGGGCATCGACGAGACCGACGTGGAACCCTGCTGCTGGATGACCTACCGGCAGCACCGCGACGCCGAGGAGGCGCTCGACATCTTCGAGAGCCCGGACGGAGGTGGCAGCGGCGCGGGGCCCAGCGACGAGGCCGGCGACGATGAGCGGGAGCTGGCCCTGCAGCGACTGGGCCCCCACGAGGGAGGCGCGGGCCATGGCGCCGGGTCTGGGGGCTGCCGCGGCTGGCAGCCCCGCATGTGGGCGCTCTTCGAGGATCCCTACTCCTCCCGGGCCGCTAGG GTAGTGGCCTTTGCCTCTCTCTTCTTCATCCTGGTCTCCATCACCACTTTCTGCCTGGAGACCCATGAGGCCTTTAATATCGACCGCAACGTGACAGAGATCCTCCGCGTAGGGAACATCACCAGCGTGCACTTCCGGCGGGAGGTAGAGACAGAGCCCATCCTGACCTACATCGAGGGCGTATGTGTGCTGTGGTTCACACTGGAGTTCCTGGTGCGCATCGTGTGCTGCCCCGACACGCTGGACTTCGTCAAGAACCTGCTCAACATCATCGACTTTGTGGCCATCCTGCCCTTCTACCTGGAGGTGGGGCTGAGCGGCCTGTCATCCAAGGCGGCCCGTGACGTGCTGGGCTTCCTGCGCGTGGTGCGCTTCGTGCGCATCCTGCGTATCTTCAAGCTCACACGCCACTTCGTGGGGCTACGCGTGCTGGGCCACACCCTGAGGGCCAGCACCAATGAGTTCCTGCTGCTTATCATCTTCCTGGCCCTGGGTGTGCTCATCTTTGCCACCATGATCTACTACGCTGAGCGCATTGGGGCCAGGCCCTCCGACCCTCGGGGTAATGACCACACCGACTTCAAGAACATCCCAATTGGCTTCTGGTGGGCTGTGGTCACCATGACGACACTGGGCTACGGAGACATGTACCCCAAGACGTGGTCAGGCATGCTGGTAGGGGCACTGTGTGCGCTGGCTGGCGTGCTCACCATCGCCATGCCGGTGCCTGTCATCGTCAACAACTTCGGCATGTACTACTCCCTGGCCATGGCCAAGCAGAAGCTGCCCAAGAAACGGAAGAAGCACGTGCCACGGCCGGCCCAGCTGGAGTCACCCATGTACTGCAAGTCTGAGGAGACCTCCCCCCGGGACAGCACCTACAGTGATACCAGCCCCCCTGCCCGGGAAGAGGGTATGATCGAGAGGAAACGGGCAG ACTCTAAGCAGAATGGCGATGCCAACGCAGTGCTGTCTGATGAGGAGGGAGCTGGCCTCACCCAACCCCTggcctcctcccccacccccgagGAGCGCCGGGCCCTGCGACGCTCCACCACTCGAGACAGAAACAAGAAGGCAGCTGCCTGCTTCCTGCTCAGCGCTGGGGACTATGCCTGCGCCGATGGTAGTGTCCGGAAAG
- the KCNC4 gene encoding potassium voltage-gated channel subfamily C member 4 isoform X2, with protein sequence MISSVCVSSYRGRKSGNKPPSKTCLKEEMAKGEASEKIIINVGGTRHETYRSTLRTLPGTRLAWLADPDGGGRPETDGGGVGSSGSSGGGGCEFFFDRHPGVFAYVLNYYRTGKLHCPADVCGPLFEEELTFWGIDETDVEPCCWMTYRQHRDAEEALDIFESPDGGGSGAGPSDEAGDDERELALQRLGPHEGGAGHGAGSGGCRGWQPRMWALFEDPYSSRAARVVAFASLFFILVSITTFCLETHEAFNIDRNVTEILRVGNITSVHFRREVETEPILTYIEGVCVLWFTLEFLVRIVCCPDTLDFVKNLLNIIDFVAILPFYLEVGLSGLSSKAARDVLGFLRVVRFVRILRIFKLTRHFVGLRVLGHTLRASTNEFLLLIIFLALGVLIFATMIYYAERIGARPSDPRGNDHTDFKNIPIGFWWAVVTMTTLGYGDMYPKTWSGMLVGALCALAGVLTIAMPVPVIVNNFGMYYSLAMAKQKLPKKRKKHVPRPAQLESPMYCKSEETSPRDSTYSDTSPPAREEGMIERKRADSKQNGDANAVLSDEEGAGLTQPLASSPTPEERRALRRSTTRDRNKKAAACFLLSAGDYACADGSVRKGCGKSRSLNNIVGAAGTSLGLSPLAS encoded by the exons ATGATCAGCTCGGTGTGTGTCTCCTCCTACCGCGGGCGCAAGTCGGGGAACAAGCCTCCGTCCAAAACATGTCTGAAGGAGGAGATGGCCAAGGGCGAGGCGTCGGAGAAGATCATCATCAACGTGGGCGGCACGCGACATGAGACCTACCGCAGCACCCTGCGCACCCTACCGGGAACCCGCCTCGCCTGGCTGGCCGACCCCGACGGCGGGGGCCGGCCCGAGACCGATGGCGGCGGTGTgggcagcagcggcagcagcggcGGCGGGGGCTGCGAGTTCTTCTTCGACAGGCACCCGGGCGTCTTCGCCTACGTGCTCAACTACTACCGCACCGGCAAGCTGCACTGCCCCGCCGACGTGTGCGGGCCGCTCTTCGAAGAGGAGCTCACCTTCTGGGGCATCGACGAGACCGACGTGGAACCCTGCTGCTGGATGACCTACCGGCAGCACCGCGACGCCGAGGAGGCGCTCGACATCTTCGAGAGCCCGGACGGAGGTGGCAGCGGCGCGGGGCCCAGCGACGAGGCCGGCGACGATGAGCGGGAGCTGGCCCTGCAGCGACTGGGCCCCCACGAGGGAGGCGCGGGCCATGGCGCCGGGTCTGGGGGCTGCCGCGGCTGGCAGCCCCGCATGTGGGCGCTCTTCGAGGATCCCTACTCCTCCCGGGCCGCTAGG GTAGTGGCCTTTGCCTCTCTCTTCTTCATCCTGGTCTCCATCACCACTTTCTGCCTGGAGACCCATGAGGCCTTTAATATCGACCGCAACGTGACAGAGATCCTCCGCGTAGGGAACATCACCAGCGTGCACTTCCGGCGGGAGGTAGAGACAGAGCCCATCCTGACCTACATCGAGGGCGTATGTGTGCTGTGGTTCACACTGGAGTTCCTGGTGCGCATCGTGTGCTGCCCCGACACGCTGGACTTCGTCAAGAACCTGCTCAACATCATCGACTTTGTGGCCATCCTGCCCTTCTACCTGGAGGTGGGGCTGAGCGGCCTGTCATCCAAGGCGGCCCGTGACGTGCTGGGCTTCCTGCGCGTGGTGCGCTTCGTGCGCATCCTGCGTATCTTCAAGCTCACACGCCACTTCGTGGGGCTACGCGTGCTGGGCCACACCCTGAGGGCCAGCACCAATGAGTTCCTGCTGCTTATCATCTTCCTGGCCCTGGGTGTGCTCATCTTTGCCACCATGATCTACTACGCTGAGCGCATTGGGGCCAGGCCCTCCGACCCTCGGGGTAATGACCACACCGACTTCAAGAACATCCCAATTGGCTTCTGGTGGGCTGTGGTCACCATGACGACACTGGGCTACGGAGACATGTACCCCAAGACGTGGTCAGGCATGCTGGTAGGGGCACTGTGTGCGCTGGCTGGCGTGCTCACCATCGCCATGCCGGTGCCTGTCATCGTCAACAACTTCGGCATGTACTACTCCCTGGCCATGGCCAAGCAGAAGCTGCCCAAGAAACGGAAGAAGCACGTGCCACGGCCGGCCCAGCTGGAGTCACCCATGTACTGCAAGTCTGAGGAGACCTCCCCCCGGGACAGCACCTACAGTGATACCAGCCCCCCTGCCCGGGAAGAGGGTATGATCGAGAGGAAACGGGCAG ACTCTAAGCAGAATGGCGATGCCAACGCAGTGCTGTCTGATGAGGAGGGAGCTGGCCTCACCCAACCCCTggcctcctcccccacccccgagGAGCGCCGGGCCCTGCGACGCTCCACCACTCGAGACAGAAACAAGAAGGCAGCTGCCTGCTTCCTGCTCAGCGCTGGGGACTATGCCTGCGCCGATGGTAGTGTCCGGAAAG